A stretch of Burkholderia sp. HI2500 DNA encodes these proteins:
- a CDS encoding LysR family transcriptional regulator, with the protein MDTLQMMRIFVRVAEEGSFTSAAQRLDITTAYASRSVAQLETHLRTRLLNRSTRRIALTDAGQRYLDRCQRILGYIDEAEAEAADAQAKPSGRLHVHATTSFGQSYVVPAVVRYRERYPSVAVELTLSQHVPDIIDEGYDVSLQLSTTELPDSGLVSQRLGEVGSVLCASPAYLKARGTPHTVSDLDGHACLQIVTPLFPRDRWHLDGPNGRETFELPLPDFQVNIADALGAALRAGLGIGSLPMSAALPGLASGALVRVLPDYRLQKLTVYTLYASRQYLDAKIRTFVDFLRECVPELLAADEAALAASCKS; encoded by the coding sequence ATGGACACGTTACAGATGATGCGCATTTTCGTCCGGGTGGCGGAAGAGGGCAGCTTCACGAGCGCAGCCCAGCGCCTGGATATCACGACGGCTTACGCATCGCGGTCGGTCGCGCAGCTCGAAACGCACCTGCGCACGCGCCTGCTCAACCGCAGCACGCGCCGCATCGCGCTGACCGACGCCGGGCAGCGCTATCTCGACCGTTGCCAGCGCATCCTCGGTTATATCGACGAAGCGGAAGCCGAGGCGGCCGACGCACAGGCAAAGCCGTCGGGACGGCTGCACGTTCACGCGACGACGAGTTTTGGCCAGTCCTACGTGGTGCCCGCAGTCGTGCGCTACCGTGAGCGCTATCCGTCGGTTGCGGTCGAACTGACGCTGTCGCAGCATGTGCCAGACATCATCGACGAAGGCTACGACGTATCGCTGCAGTTGAGCACGACCGAGTTGCCCGATTCCGGGCTCGTGTCGCAGCGGCTCGGCGAAGTGGGCAGCGTGCTGTGCGCGTCACCCGCATACCTGAAGGCGCGCGGTACGCCGCACACGGTGAGCGACCTCGACGGGCATGCGTGCCTGCAGATCGTCACGCCGCTCTTTCCGCGCGACCGTTGGCATCTCGATGGCCCCAACGGACGCGAAACGTTCGAACTGCCATTGCCGGATTTCCAGGTGAACATCGCCGATGCGCTCGGCGCCGCGCTGCGTGCCGGACTCGGCATCGGTTCGCTGCCGATGTCGGCCGCCCTGCCCGGGCTCGCGAGCGGCGCGCTGGTGCGCGTGCTGCCCGACTACCGGTTGCAGAAGCTGACGGTCTATACGCTGTACGCGTCGCGTCAGTATCTCGACGCGAAGATCCGCACGTTCGTCGATTTCCTGCGCGAATGCGTGCCAGAGTTGCTGGCTGCCGACGAGGCTGCGCTGGCCGCTTCCTGCAAGTCCTGA
- a CDS encoding aliphatic sulfonate ABC transporter substrate-binding protein, with protein sequence MADQHSTTRRRLLHAGLAIAAGAAAHPGFALASTAGARTLRIGYQKGPLSLLKARGTLQSKLATLGVTVTWTEFPSGPPQLEALNAGSIDFGDVGEAPPIFALAAGAPLVYYAQTPAGPAAEALIVAKDSPVKTFADLRGKRIALVKGSNTHFLLVRLLQSAKLNYTDISPVWLSPSDARAAFENRSVDAWIIWDPFLAVVQQAFGARIVADGTGLVENRSYYFASRTYAQRNADVLDAAVSELTTVQRWLDANRAQGAAEFSKLWGIPEPAVALAFRRARFGVEPVTRDTLAYQQRIADVFYQTGVLPKRVDVSLAAPPALA encoded by the coding sequence ATGGCAGACCAACACTCGACAACCCGCCGCCGGCTCCTGCATGCCGGCCTGGCGATCGCGGCGGGCGCCGCCGCGCATCCGGGCTTCGCGCTGGCGAGCACCGCCGGCGCGCGTACGTTGCGCATCGGCTATCAGAAAGGGCCGCTCAGCCTGTTGAAGGCACGCGGTACGCTGCAGAGCAAGCTTGCGACACTCGGCGTGACCGTCACGTGGACCGAGTTTCCGTCGGGGCCGCCGCAGCTCGAGGCACTGAACGCGGGATCGATCGACTTCGGCGATGTCGGTGAGGCACCGCCGATCTTCGCGCTCGCGGCCGGCGCGCCGCTCGTCTATTACGCGCAAACGCCGGCCGGCCCCGCGGCCGAGGCATTGATAGTTGCGAAGGATTCGCCGGTGAAGACCTTCGCGGACCTGCGCGGCAAGCGCATCGCGCTGGTGAAGGGATCGAACACGCACTTCCTGCTGGTCCGGCTGCTGCAGTCCGCGAAGCTCAATTACACCGACATTTCGCCAGTCTGGTTGTCGCCGTCCGACGCACGGGCCGCGTTCGAGAACCGCTCGGTCGATGCATGGATCATCTGGGATCCGTTTCTCGCGGTGGTCCAGCAGGCGTTCGGCGCGCGCATCGTCGCGGACGGCACCGGGCTCGTCGAGAATCGCAGCTATTACTTTGCGTCGCGCACCTATGCGCAGCGTAATGCCGACGTGCTGGACGCGGCCGTGTCGGAATTGACGACGGTCCAGCGATGGCTCGATGCGAACCGCGCGCAGGGTGCAGCCGAGTTCTCGAAGCTGTGGGGGATTCCGGAGCCGGCGGTGGCGCTCGCATTTCGCCGCGCACGCTTCGGTGTCGAGCCCGTCACGCGTGACACGCTCGCGTATCAGCAGCGCATCGCCGATGTGTTCTACCAGACTGGCGTCCTGCCGAAGCGCGTCGACGTCAGTCTGGCCGCGCCACCTGCACTTGCGTGA
- a CDS encoding M20 family metallopeptidase has translation MTSLALDFIDSQRAQFTELSDRIWNLAELRYEEFASTDLHIRMLEEAGFRVTRGVADIPTAFIAEAGHGGPVIGILGEYDALSGLSQEAGAFTCQPSGEISNGNGHGCGHHLLGTAAHLAAAAVKSHLERTGQPGTVRFYGCPAEEGGSGKTFMARAGVFDDLDAALSWHPHVYTGIFPAGSLANIQAYFRFTGKASHAAASPHLGRSALDAVELMNVGVNYLREHMLPEARVHYAVTNTGGLSPNVVQANAEVLYLVRAARNDQAAELFERVKNVARGAAMMTDCRLEIVFDKACSNLLENAVLNQVMYRHLQSIGTAGFDADDAALADAYQRQTLTAQDIETSSRSLNQAWRDPKALFDGIDPYEPGKGRPICGSTDVGDVSWVTPTAQCHTSCYAFGTPPHSWQWVAQGKTPLAHKGMLLAAKTMAATAIDLFDAPDTLAQAKAELLERRGGRPYVCPIPDDVALPFRR, from the coding sequence ATGACTTCACTCGCCCTCGATTTCATCGACAGCCAGCGTGCGCAATTCACCGAGCTGTCCGACCGGATCTGGAACCTCGCCGAGTTGCGCTACGAGGAATTCGCGTCGACCGACCTGCACATCCGGATGCTGGAAGAAGCCGGCTTTCGCGTGACGCGCGGCGTGGCCGACATTCCGACCGCGTTCATCGCCGAAGCCGGTCACGGCGGCCCCGTGATCGGCATCCTCGGCGAATACGATGCACTGTCCGGACTCAGCCAGGAAGCCGGCGCATTCACCTGCCAGCCGTCGGGCGAGATCTCGAACGGCAACGGCCACGGCTGCGGCCACCATCTGCTTGGCACCGCAGCGCATCTCGCCGCGGCAGCGGTGAAGTCGCATCTCGAACGCACGGGCCAGCCCGGCACCGTGCGCTTCTACGGCTGCCCGGCCGAGGAAGGCGGATCCGGCAAGACGTTCATGGCACGTGCCGGCGTGTTCGACGATCTCGACGCCGCACTGTCGTGGCACCCGCACGTGTACACGGGCATCTTTCCGGCCGGTTCGCTCGCGAACATCCAGGCGTACTTCCGCTTCACGGGCAAGGCATCACACGCCGCCGCGTCGCCGCACCTCGGCCGCAGTGCTCTGGATGCCGTGGAGCTGATGAACGTCGGCGTCAACTACCTGCGCGAACACATGCTGCCCGAAGCGCGCGTGCACTACGCAGTGACAAACACGGGCGGCCTGTCGCCGAACGTGGTGCAGGCCAATGCGGAAGTGCTGTACCTCGTGCGCGCGGCCCGCAACGATCAGGCGGCCGAGCTGTTCGAGCGCGTGAAGAACGTCGCGCGCGGTGCGGCGATGATGACCGATTGCCGGCTCGAGATCGTGTTCGACAAAGCCTGCTCGAACCTGCTGGAAAACGCCGTGCTGAACCAGGTCATGTACCGGCATCTGCAGTCGATCGGCACCGCCGGCTTCGACGCGGACGACGCAGCGCTCGCCGATGCCTATCAGCGCCAGACGCTCACTGCTCAGGATATCGAAACGTCTTCGCGTTCGCTGAACCAGGCGTGGCGCGATCCGAAGGCGTTGTTCGACGGAATCGATCCGTACGAGCCCGGCAAGGGGCGCCCGATCTGCGGCTCGACCGACGTCGGCGACGTGAGCTGGGTCACGCCGACCGCGCAATGCCATACGAGCTGCTACGCATTCGGTACGCCGCCGCACTCGTGGCAGTGGGTCGCGCAAGGCAAGACACCGCTCGCACACAAGGGGATGCTGCTGGCAGCGAAGACGATGGCCGCGACCGCGATCGACCTGTTCGACGCGCCGGACACGCTTGCGCAGGCGAAGGCGGAACTGCTCGAGCGGCGTGGCGGCCGGCCGTACGTGTGCCCGATTCCGGACGATGTGGCGCTGCCGTTCCGCCGCTGA
- a CDS encoding porin: MRNSTLMAACCAATCMWAAPARASVQIYGALDSFLQYARIGSQTSVGLMSGGASTSRFGFIGSEDLGGGLRASFRLESGFDLMSGRPQSAASFYNREANVAIGSADWGTIKLGKQYPAIVPEAADPFYLVGQLSPFASTALIGSDLGRAAASLPGRIENAISYKTPTYGGLDVTVLYAFRNAAGASPIASNAGAVANFARGPVMLSGAYNAMWAATSSTPGGAPDGARTDSVMASASYAFGPTLASFAYTLMRPTAPGTLVAQVYSLGAIWQRGPHAIRADLAYRTIAGQASHALGALLGYDYQFSKLTGVYIRLGGFRNTGQSALSFGSAPISAPGMSSTVFALGLRQKF, translated from the coding sequence GTGCGCAATTCAACCCTGATGGCCGCGTGCTGCGCGGCAACCTGCATGTGGGCCGCGCCGGCCCGCGCCAGCGTACAGATCTACGGCGCGCTCGACAGCTTCCTGCAATACGCGCGCATCGGCAGCCAGACGAGCGTCGGCCTGATGAGCGGCGGTGCATCGACGTCGCGCTTCGGCTTCATCGGCAGCGAGGATCTCGGCGGCGGCCTGCGCGCGAGCTTCCGCCTCGAAAGCGGCTTCGACCTGATGTCCGGCCGCCCGCAAAGCGCGGCATCGTTCTACAACCGCGAAGCCAACGTGGCGATCGGCTCCGCGGACTGGGGGACGATCAAGCTCGGCAAGCAGTATCCGGCGATCGTGCCGGAAGCGGCCGATCCGTTCTATCTCGTCGGCCAGTTGTCGCCGTTCGCCAGCACCGCGCTGATCGGCAGCGATCTCGGGCGCGCTGCCGCGTCGCTGCCCGGGCGCATCGAAAACGCGATCAGCTACAAGACGCCGACCTACGGCGGGCTCGACGTCACCGTGCTCTACGCGTTCCGCAACGCGGCAGGCGCGAGCCCGATCGCCAGCAACGCGGGTGCCGTCGCGAATTTCGCGCGTGGCCCGGTGATGCTGAGCGGTGCGTACAACGCGATGTGGGCCGCCACGTCGTCAACGCCGGGCGGCGCTCCGGACGGTGCGCGCACCGACTCGGTGATGGCCAGCGCGTCGTATGCGTTCGGCCCGACGCTCGCGTCGTTCGCGTACACGCTGATGCGCCCCACCGCGCCCGGCACGCTCGTCGCGCAGGTCTATTCGCTCGGCGCGATCTGGCAGCGCGGCCCGCACGCGATCCGCGCCGACCTCGCGTATCGCACGATCGCCGGCCAGGCGAGCCATGCGCTCGGTGCGCTGCTCGGCTACGACTACCAGTTTTCGAAACTCACCGGTGTGTACATACGGCTCGGCGGCTTCAGAAACACCGGACAGTCAGCGCTGTCGTTCGGCTCCGCGCCCATATCCGCCCCCGGCATGAGCAGCACCGTCTTCGCCCTTGGCCTCCGGCAGAAATTCTGA